The following nucleotide sequence is from Anopheles stephensi strain Indian chromosome 3, UCI_ANSTEP_V1.0, whole genome shotgun sequence.
AGTGGGCAAGTACCGTGATTGCTTCGAGCTGCGACACGATGTAGTCGATCGACTGTACCAGGATCCGATCGCGTCGCGTTACTCTATCCAAATTGTTGCACAGCTGATGTATCACACTGATCACGATATTCGTAAGATTGCCTGGAGGCAAACAGGTCAAGCAGGCCGTTATCATGTCGGTCCAGTTCTTGTGCACGTGCTGCAGCCGATCGCACGCGAGCGCGGACAGGATCGTTGACAGGAACATGGGTTGCTGGGCGAGCAGCAGATTCGGGGTGTACCGGTACGTACGCTTGGTTTCCGGCGCGACTTTAGTCGGAGAAGCGCTCGAAGTAGTGCCAGAGCTCCCGCTCTTCCCGCTCGCCGTTGAACTCCCAGCGATATTGGGTGTCCCCGAAGCTGCCGCCGTTGCTGCAGCTCCTTCTCCACCGTCCGCCCGCTGCAGAGTGATCTCATGCTCTAGCTTCAGCAGTGCCAACAGCAGCCGAAGAAGCTCGATCTGGTATGCTTCCGCATTCTGCCGCGTGCTTTCCGGATCGCTGTACCGAAGAACCTCATCCGCTGGGCAAGTGTAGCCACCGGGGCTCGAGAAGTAATTCACCGAGGATGCCAAGCAGTAGAGCACAATCTTCTGCACCTTACACTTGTCCAGCAGGTCCGCTACGTAGTTGGCAAGATTTTTGCCCACATCCCGAACCACCGCCAGCAACTCGCCGAAGATTGTGGTCATCAGCTCGATGCACTCGAGCTGAATCTTGGCGTTCGTGTTAAAGTCGTCCCGCGACGGTTGCCGTCCCTTGCCATCCCTTCCCTGGTCGGTCTGATAGCTGCGCGTGTAGTACAGGAGCACGGTAAGAATCACCTCCAGATACATGCTTCCCCGATACAAATTCTGATGCTCCGAATCGTCCCGCGCTTCCGTAAAACCTTTCCCGAAGATGTTCCGTCGATGACGTAGCAGCAGCGACTTGATCTGCCCGCTCGAAACGGATGTGGTCACCGAGAGGCACAAAAAGAAGCGAGCATCATTCGTGAGAATGTTGCGCAATGTTTCGATCGTGTACAGCACCTGCTTCGTATTGAACACGGACTCGTACACGAGAAAGTGCGTGTGGAAGGGATACAGCTTGTTTCCATTGCGCCAGCTCTTGATGCGAGTGAACGTCACCTTGGGAGGAGCTTTTTCTTCCTCACTGCCGGCCGCTCCCGACTCGCCCCCGGATgtgctggtggcggtggtcgTTGTGGTCATAGTAATGCTACCATCCTCGTTTGTGATCTCATCCGTGGTGATGGTTCCGTTTACCGAGGGCGATAACCCATTCGTTAGAGTATAGGAAGAGCCGGAAAGCAGCGAATCCTCACCAGCACCGGAGAGGTTCCCCGAGGAGATGAGATACGTCTTGCGATTGCGGAAACGATCGCTCGATTTGCTGATAAAGTCCACTATCGGACCGTCCTCCACGTACCGCTTAATAGGTTCATTGTCCACGTACCCTTCGGATCCTCGCAGTCTACTGTTGCGCTGTTTGCCTCTTGCATGTCCCGCGAAGTCCGATTCACTATCGTTTGTATCGTCCAGATCGGACGTTGATCGGTGAAATTCTTTCTTCCCCAGATGTGATGTTCCCCCCGGCGTTGCCAGAGAGCTCGGTTCCGATATACCACTGTCCATATCACCTGCTGCTAATAATCCCATGGAATTGGAACGATTTCTCATTCCAGCGCTCTTCGCCGACAATTGTTCCGACTCCAGCGGGTTGATAATCACCGAGATCTTTCCATACTGTCCTTCATCTTCTCCCTGCTCGGATGGCAAACCACCACCTTGCTGTGTCTTCTTTCCAACGCTCTCGTTCGTGACGTAGTTCGACACAATCAACTGTCCGCCACTGCCAGCCGTGCCGGATCGTCCCGAATCGCCTCCCTTAGagcttccaccaccaccaccaccgatggaAACGCCAAAGATCTTTTTCTGAATTGACCTGATAGGGCTTCGCTTCTTCCCCAACCCGGCAGCCGGATCCATGTGATACCGTATCTGACCGTCTTCCGAGCTGACCGCAAAGCAGGCCAGATTTAACTGCACATCCGCATCGGCCAGCAGCTCCTTTTCCCATTCGCTCACCGATCCACCGTTCGTCGTGCCATCGTCCAGCTCGGCTCCTGCGCCGGCACCTCGCAAACGCTTGGGACAGAAAACACTCAACCGTTTCGTGCTTTCGTTCAGCAGAATCTTCAGCAGTAACTTCAAGATGCGCCCGATATCGCCTCGCACTAGCGCTTCTCGTAGCCAGTTTGCTGTCTTCACCTGTATCGATACGTTTCTCGGCAGGGTAAGCGAATCCAGCACCAAGAACAGCAGCTTCTCGAACTCATTCCCGTGGTATGTGTCGCGGCCAAGCTTCCACAGCAGTTGAAACTTCCGGAAGCCCTCCGAATCGATTTTCAGTTCCGTCTTCGCCAACACCGGAATTTGCCACAGGGCGTGCAGTGCGGACGGATCCTTCCTCCGAACGGTGCGCTCCACCACGCCCCTATAGTGACCCTCGGCCGTCTCATCATCGTCAAACAAGCTTTGTGGGACGAGCAGACGATCGATTATGACATGCTCCGTAAACCGGCTGTCGAGACAGTTGTGTAGCCGGTACAGAAGTTGGCTGATGGTGCGTGCTTCCGGTCGAGACGCGTCCAGATACTCCCAAAGCATCGTGGTCAACACCTGGAACACTTTGGTACGTCGCTCCAAGCAGTTAACGTGCGACAACTTTAACAGAGGCATCATCAGCACGATCGTTTTCCCATTGCCGGAGTCTTTCGAcgatttcttcccattcgTGCGCAGTAAACCGATCATATCGATCAGCGTTTGGGCCGCTGAGAGCTGTGTGTCGAGATCGCTCACGAAGATCACTAGCACCGTAAGTGCTTTCAACCAACCGGGCACATCGTCCAACCGTTCCGCGTGTCCGCCCTCGTTACGATAGCTTGGAAATGAAGACATTTCCGTGAGCACATTACAGGCCAGCTTCAGCGCGTTTCGCAACGACTCACAGACGGGTGTACGAGAGACTCGCGACAGTTTGTCATTGCCCCGCACCAATTGCGTTATTTCGTACTCCTGCTTTCGACTCATTTCTCGAGCGGGCGCTTTCGCCGCGGGTGTTTCTGGTCGTCCTTCCACCGATTGAGCCAACATTGCAGTGAGCTTCACTCTCGAAGATTGCGCGTTTGTTAACAGCGTCTCAAACACTGCATCCAGCTCGCACATCAATGTGTTTATGACAACCAAATCCTGATCGTGCGCCGCGGCTGATGGGTCATTTGCGCTGAGAACAACGTTCCCCTGCAGACTGACTTGCTCTCCGCACGAACTGTCCACCTGAGACAACAGCTTGCGACATATGTACAGCTCGAAAAAGGACACATACTGCCGTATACAACGGTCCAAGATGGGACAGTCGGGTAGCTGAGCTACTGCAGCGGAACCAGCGCTTTCCGTGGACTGCACCTGTATGAGGATTCCTCTCCCAGCGAGTGCCGCTTCCTCCGCTCCATTACTGCCGGTACTGCTGCGACTTCGAGTACTGTTCGAGTTGCTGCTAtagctactgctactactgctggtggtgctgctatTACTACTGCAGCTGAACCGCTTCCGTCCCTCGATCGGCGGCTCCTCTTCCGCGCCACTCGCCAGCTCGTTTCCACTGACCCCGATGCCGTTTTCTAAGTTTGGCGTCGAACTCGCCCCACTTATCTTCACCTCTGACTCCGCATGGCTAAGCTTCGTTTTGCTACCCTTCAGCGAGCCCTCCCGGCTGGAGTTTAGCTCGCTCAGCTTCGTGTATGACTTGGACTTTTTGCTCTTTTTACTATACTTTCCACTGCTCGGACCAGATCCCGATCCTCCGCTGCCCTTCTTGTGCAATCCTTGGCTTGAGCTTGATCGCTGAAATGTGCCGTTCTCCAGCACCTGCAGAGACGTTTCGTGTATTTTGGAATCGCTGCTGCTCTTCTCCAGATTGTTACACTCTTTCGTCCCATCACTCTGCAGCCCTGTGGCATTCTGTGGAGTAGCACTGGCACTTCGACTCAGCGAAAGATCAAACACCTTTTCCGACATAATCATAGGCTGGATTTTGGACACTATCTTCACGAGCAACCGCAACGAGCTCGCTACCTCGACCGAATGCATATTGCTCTCGTAGGTCGTGAGCATGGAGATGAGCGATAGTAGGAACTTGGGCAGATGGACACGCGTCGTCTCGTTGTACATCTCCAGCGAGAGCGTCTCCAGTAGGAACTCAGTCAGATGGCAAACCTCCACCGTGGTGGCAGGGCCTGAATCGATCTGTATCGGGTCTGTGTCGGTACGCTGCCGCTCCGGCCGGATTGCGGCTTCACGGTACAACCGTGCCATGTAGTTCCATATGTACGCTGGATCGAACGTCGAGAACAGCAGGTTGGCGGACTTTTGCACCTCCAAGTTACCGTTGCACAGCGATATTGCACGAATGATGTCACAGAGCAGATCGTCCAGAATCCGGAGACCAATTTCTGCTTTGTCCAGCAACGAAATCAGTATCCGATACGGACTGAGATCAACTGGCGTGTGTGTTATGCTCTCCTTTAAGATCATTTTGAATGCGGCTATGAGGCGTTTTTTTGCGTGTCGCTCGAAATACGTGTTCGGATCGTAGGGTTCGGATGAATTGCCGGACGCAGAAGCGGCTACTGTGGTCGCGCCTTGCATATGTTTGCCCATGCTGGTGTCGGCGCCAAGCAGCCAAGAGTAAAGACGCCGGTTCAGCGACATGTCCCGTCGCAGGATCGTGTTGAGAGCCGTCTTGACCAGTCGCGTAGTGTACATCTCCGAGAGCAGTGGATCGTGCATGGGAAAGGCCAGCAGTAGAAATTCGAGTGTGTTCCGCTGTACCAGTATAACGGCATCGTTCAGACAACTGCAGAGCCCGTTCACCATTAGCTCCACACTGCTGCCCAACAGTTCTCGTTGGGCGGCGCAGGGCATCTTCTTGTTGTAGTGCTCCAGCACGTACGTAATGGCTGGCAACCGGACGGACGCATTCGTCACAATGCACTCCCACAGACAGGTGTAAAAGCATTCCAACTGCACAGCGATGCACACCTTATCCAGCAGCTGGTTCGTACGCTCAAAGTGATCCTGGCCGGCTTCCAGGCCAGGGAACACACCACTCAGAAATCCGCTCAGTGCGGGTCGTAGCTTCTCGCCGAGCGGTACGAAGTACTTCTCGTAGATCGATAGCAGGGTTGGTCGCACGTTCATGGCCGAGTACCCCAGCAGCGGAAACAATCCTGCACTGTAGATAAACAGCTCGTGTGCGAGCCTTTCCACCCCGACATTGCTGAAGATGACGTCGTACGACTCGAGTGCCTTCAGATGCACACCCGACGGTAGTGCCGGATGCATGCATTGTGCCAGCCGTTTGGAAATCTTGATCCGTCGCGGAATGATTTGATACTGTGCGTTCGAGGAGATCACTTTGTTCAGCTTGCCTAGCGCCGAGATGAGATCGGCCCATTCGCTGGAATATTCAAAGTTCTTCAGCGCCTTATCTATGTTCGAGATGTACACGCGGTACTTTTGTTGCTTCATCAGATCGTACTCTTCCATCATGCCGGACCCGTTTGCGGTGTCCATGGTTGGCAGCGTGTCGCGTTTTACACCTTTTGGACCGCTTGACGAAGCTAAAAAGAGAAGgagagcaacagaaaaaagaatgaaaattcAAAACTTCTGAACAAACACACGTTTGgaggttgtttgttttaacaGGTCCCACCGCTTCACCGACATCCGCTGGAGACAGGGGAAAAAAGACAAGCATAACCCGCACATCGTACCACATGTTGCATAGCATTTTTTTGGGGGCAACATGGCGATAACACCACGACGGAGACACACCACCGAAAAACCGGTCGTTCCAGGAAACTTCAGCGATTCGGTGTGAATCCCCCATCCGAAGTAGTAGATACCGATCGGGTTGGAGTGCCGATTGCACGGTGTGAAGAAGATATCGATGCGTGGTGGTTGTGCATTATGGAGATGTAAAAAGCACACGCAACCAACCCAACTGTATTGACTTCAAGAAAGCAAGATAAGTAGTCGGGTGTAATGCACACGGACTCTGTCAATGGGAAGATAAATCGCCTAAGGCCACAAGAGATATCCTCACTGTCTGGTTCGTTAGGTAAACATCCTCCACTCTTCTACCGTTTCGTTTATCGATAAGCTCGCAGATATTCGAATCCCTCCTGCTGGTGAAGGTTGTTCTACCACCATCTGGCTGCTGGCCTGCTAGCGAACGACTTCAAGGTGTTCACCCGTCTTGAACACACCTTGCTTTTTCTTGCTGCGCGTTTTCATGGTGCTCCATCAAACTGCTACCAGAACACAAATCCGAGTAGGTCTGAGGTTGCAAAATTCGCCTTTTCCTAAACACTCTGCTTCCAACACGGCACAATACGCAGTGCTCGGTTGCTAGATGATGACGACAGCGACGACTGGCTGCTAATAAGCGACGACCCCCTCCAgtggtcgttgtcgtcgtcgtcgtcgtagtgTCGTGATGGTGGATCCACATCGCACAGGGTcgcacacacagcagcagcagcagcagcatagcaAAAGGTGATTTACACTACACCATTGTGTGCATGATTGGTGACTGTGGGGTGGTGGGGTACTCCCCGTACTCGCTGCTAGCTAGTTGATGCAATTTTCGTGTGATTCAACAAAAACCTATCAGCACCGACCGGTGGGCGGAAGGAGCAGCGGGCGTAGGGTTCGAAAATATGCCTTTGTATTTGCGTTATACGCGTTGTCGAACGATTCTGATAAGAGCTAGGGCCGGAACGGGTCGAAAATTCCGATAGTGGGTTGCCGTTTTCATCATAGAACAAACAAATCGACAGGCTCGGGGAGGTTTGACTCATCTAACTGCACTAGGAGGACGACATAGGTGGACCAGCCCAACTTCTAGCGAAACGTTACGATCGCAGAACGAGCGGCAGGAACGGCAGGTATATTGCGATGTTCCTTTAGCCAACATTCAGGGCACCGAACCACTCACCGACACAGTACAGTTATCTGTGGTGCGTTGTATGCGCAAGGGTGGGAAAGGCGGAGAACACACCAATCGAATTACGAACACCCCCGACTGGCTTGCCATAACACACTTCCCGGTCGCCTACTATTCGCGAGAAAACTTATGCGTAGTTACGTGCATTACTGCGCCTGGGGCCGTTGGCGCTCTAGGGTTGCTACGATTGTACCCCACATACATATATTGTCAGATCCGTTATCCATAAGCCGCGAGAGCTGGCTCCCATTCATTACTTACGTGTGTTTCTTCTTCACGACTGCTCTCTCATGTGCCCGTTTCCACTACGCGCCAGCACCCCCAGTTTCTGGAACAGCTGGCTTACCCGGACACCCTCCtcccctccacacacacacgcacacacacactgccgtTTGCTCTTTAGCGCACTTGATCTATTTCTTTGTGTGATCCACTTTGCTGCTCCTACTGCCGATGCTCGCACCGCGCATCATAATATCTCTTGTGGgatggttttgtggttttccaAAAACTCacttcacaaacacacacgcagacactCAGATACACAACTCCACGGTGCCACCCACCCAATTCTTGGTGGCGAGCGAAGATGCTTTTCCCGATGCGAAACTGCGGACgaaatgttgtgtgttgtgtgcgcgaagcagaagaaaaaaatcgatgATGTCAACGTAGATAAACAAGGTCTCGCACACAGTTTGACAGCGCACACAGAACAAAATACCCATTGTGCTTTGCTTCTCACGGAGACGGAGCAGCAATTGCAACCACAATTCACTCGCTGCGGTGACCTTTTTCGTGGCGGAGCGTGGCGTAAGGTCAATCCGTTCTGGGTTTTCTGCGAAACTGCAGCCGCGCGCGGTCCACGCGTCCGTTTGCTTTCGCGTTCTCACAATTGCCTTTGTTGACCTCCAGTGCggcgagtgtgtgagtgtgtattgCTATTTacgtgtttttccttctctgtctctcttttgTTCTTGTTCCCCAATTTGACACACCACGTCAAAGTGAcgttttggggggaaaacaaACTCAACTGTCAAACTGCGGGTCTGCGCAGCTTCCATCCCCCCTTCTCCCTCCCACATTGTTGAACCAGAAATGCACCCCCATCAATATTGGGGATGAAGGTGGCAAAAGGAAGCCTCGCAAATGTCATCGGGTGCAGAAAAAAGGATAATGCGAGGGTTGAAAACAGACCACTGAAACACTCTCGCGTAGCATTCCTGTACAGTGTAATCTAATAGACGGGAGGTGAAGATTGCAGAACCGATTCAGATAATGGTGAAACGCACCTAGGACACGGGTTGGTCAaggcgtgtttgtgtgtgcgtgcgcgagtgtgtgtggtggccCGTATCCGGTGCAGGCAAAAGGATTCTCCCACCCAGCAAAAGGAGGCCACACTCGCCGACCCGATTATGAAACTAGGTCCCTGTCCCGTGAACGTGCAGCAGCGAGCAGCGTGAATCGCAACGGGAAAGCGCTCTGGCTATCTTCGATTGGTGGCAACGACGTCGACGGTGGGGTCGGTGGTGGCTCGCGCTACCACGGATCGGTCAGATGGGCATGAATAAGGCGCTGCTAGTGTTTATTGTGGCCAGCGGGTTTCTACTGTTTATCTACGCCAACAGTAGCGTTTTCAATCGGCACCTGGTGCAGAAGGATGCGCCGGAACggttggcggcggcggcagcagcggcCCTGGTACACCACAaccatcagcaccaccacAAACCGCACGAGGGGAAGCACCGGAATGGGACGGGAAGCGAAAACGGCACGAGCGATATCGCGGCAAGCAAGCTGAAGCGCGTGAAGTACGTTTCCAAGGGCACGAACGACACGGAGTACAACATCTTCCTGATCTACACGAAGGAAAGCCAAAACCTGATCCTGCACAGTCAGCTGGAGCTGTTTCTGCGCAGCCTGCTGAAGTACAGCACGATCGAGCTGCATCTGCACATCATCACGGACGAGCAGAGCGAACGATCGGCGGAAGAGCTGATCAAGCAGCAGATCGAGCGATTTCACCGAACCGCATTCTACACGCTGTACGATGTGCGGGACTGTGCGGAGAAGATCAGCGACATCGTGCATGGCATGATGCCACTGTTCAACTACCGGTCCGGCAGCTACTACAGCGATGCCTTATTTCTGCTGTCGCTTGGGCTGCACCGTATCGTCGATCGGAACATGCGCCGGGCGATTCTGATCGACTGTGATGTCGTGTTTCGGGCATCCGTAAAGGAACTGTTCGATCAGTTCGAGCTGTTCGCACCGGACCAGCTGTTCGGGTTGGCTCCTGAGCTGACGCCCGTGTATCGACATGTCCTTTCCCGCTATCGGATGAACAATCCACAGACCATCTTCGGAAGTCCTTACTACATGGACAAACTACCCGAGCAATCGGACGTACTGCCGGCATCTGCGAACGAAGTGTCGCACAGCATGAAAGCAGCAGCGAGCAGTGAGATTCGACGGCATGGATACCCGGGATTGAACTCCGGGGTCGTCATGCTACACCTGGATCGCATTCGACGGTCGCGACTGTACGAAGAGATCATCAAGGAGTCGACGGTGAAGAACATGGCGGATAAATATTCCTTCCAGGGCCATCTGGGCGATCAGGACTTTTACACGCTGATGGGATTCGAGTTTCCCGGGCTGATCTATCGGTTGGATTGCGTGTGGAACCGGCAGCTGTGCACGTGGTGGCGAGAGCACGGCTACAGCGACATCTTCGATCGGTACTTCCACTGTGAAGGCACGGTCAAGATCTACCACGGCAACTGCAACACGCGGGCACCGGAATAGGTCGCTCTCGCTCCATCTATCTGTCCTCCTTCTCTCTTTGAATCCTCCGACTCGTATGTGTTCGTACATTCCAGTACACCCCCCAGCGTCCATTTGTTCTTCGACATTCCATAACTGTAGAAGCGTTCCGTTTGGCCATAGTAGCATCTAGGCGAGTAAAGTTTGTTGTAGGATGAGTTAAGTCCGATCTCAGCGCGTCTCTTTGCGCctaaacaacacacacacacacacacgcacggtcGGTCGTATCCTTTTGGCACGATGGATTAGGcggttttatgtttgtttgtttgtctcctAGACGCCCCAGCTCTTCCATGACGCGCCTATCGATCGTATAACGAATCGTATAGCGGGTTTGTCGGAAGTTTTTAAGAAGAACGACACGTGTCTACGTCCGTGTGCAATAATGACTTCGTTCTTGTGcctttgttttaattgttttgtccGTAGTTTTACGCTAGTTTCCTCTTGTTATGCAACGAAATGATTTTATATTGTTAGCCCTTAGTTAGTTTTAGCCGCGCCTAGTGCATTTATACACTCTCGTTAGCTGTCAGTGTGACCGTGTTGAATTGCTAGAGGGAATTGAGCCGACATGGTTTTAACTAATGCGAAACCCGTGCATTTTTTGCCAGTAGGGAGTGAACGAATAAGAATCAAATTAGGTTAGGTCgtacaacaaaacagaagaacaAACGCGTACCACGCAACATCGCAGAATCTCTTCAATACCGT
It contains:
- the LOC118512043 gene encoding protein dopey-1 homolog isoform X3; protein product: MDTANGSGMMEEYDLMKQQKYRVYISNIDKALKNFEYSSEWADLISALGKLNKVISSNAQYQIIPRRIKISKRLAQCMHPALPSGVHLKALESYDVIFSNVGVERLAHELFIYSAGLFPLLGYSAMNVRPTLLSIYEKYFVPLGEKLRPALSGFLSGVFPGLEAGQDHFERTNQLLDKVCIAVQLECFYTCLWECIVTNASVRLPAITYVLEHYNKKMPCAAQRELLGSSVELMVNGLCSCLNDAVILVQRNTLEFLLLAFPMHDPLLSEMYTTRLVKTALNTILRRDMSLNRRLYSWLLGADTSMGKHMQGATTVAASASGNSSEPYDPNTYFERHAKKRLIAAFKMILKESITHTPVDLSPYRILISLLDKAEIGLRILDDLLCDIIRAISLCNGNLEVQKSANLLFSTFDPAYIWNYMARLYREAAIRPERQRTDTDPIQIDSGPATTVEVCHLTEFLLETLSLEMYNETTRVHLPKFLLSLISMLTTYESNMHSVEVASSLRLLVKIVSKIQPMIMSEKVFDLSLSRSASATPQNATGLQSDGTKECNNLEKSSSDSKIHETSLQVLENGTFQRSSSSQGLHKKGSGGSGSGPSSGKYSKKSKKSKSYTKLSELNSSREGSLKGSKTKLSHAESEVKISGASSTPNLENGIGVSGNELASGAEEEPPIEGRKRFSCSSNSSTTSSSSSSYSSNSNSTRSRSSTGSNGAEEAALAGRGILIQVQSTESAGSAAVAQLPDCPILDRCIRQYVSFFELYICRKLLSQVDSSCGEQVSLQGNVVLSANDPSAAAHDQDLVVINTLMCELDAVFETLLTNAQSSRVKLTAMLAQSVEGRPETPAAKAPAREMSRKQEYEITQLVRGNDKLSRVSRTPVCESLRNALKLACNVLTEMSSFPSYRNEGGHAERLDDVPGWLKALTVLVIFVSDLDTQLSAAQTLIDMIGLLRTNGKKSSKDSGNGKTIVLMMPLLKLSHVNCLERRTKVFQVLTTMLWEYLDASRPEARTISQLLYRLHNCLDSRFTEHVIIDRLLVPQSLFDDDETAEGHYRGVVERTVRRKDPSALHALWQIPVLAKTELKIDSEGFRKFQLLWKLGRDTYHGNEFEKLLFLVLDSLTLPRNVSIQVKTANWLREALVRGDIGRILKLLLKILLNESTKRLSVFCPKRLRGAGAGAELDDGTTNGGSVSEWEKELLADADVQLNLACFAVSSEDGQIRYHMDPAAGLGKKRSPIRSIQKKIFGVSIGGGGGGSSKGGDSGRSGTAGSGGQLIVSNYVTNESVGKKTQQGGGLPSEQGEDEGQYGKISVIINPLESEQLSAKSAGMRNRSNSMGLLAAGDMDSGISEPSSLATPGGTSHLGKKEFHRSTSDLDDTNDSESDFAGHARGKQRNSRLRGSEGYVDNEPIKRYVEDGPIVDFISKSSDRFRNRKTYLISSGNLSGAGEDSLLSGSSYTLTNGLSPSVNGTITTDEITNEDGSITMTTTTTATSTSGGESGAAGSEEEKAPPKVTFTRIKSWRNGNKLYPFHTHFLVYESVFNTKQVLYTIETLRNILTNDARFFLCLSVTTSVSSGQIKSLLLRHRRNIFGKGFTEARDDSEHQNLYRGSMYLEVILTVLLYYTRSYQTDQGRDGKGRQPSRDDFNTNAKIQLECIELMTTIFGELLAVVRDVGKNLANYVADLLDKCKVQKIVLYCLASSVNYFSSPGGYTCPADEVLRYSDPESTRQNAEAYQIELLRLLLALLKLEHEITLQRADGGEGAAATAAASGTPNIAGSSTASGKSGSSGTTSSASPTKVAPETKRTYRYTPNLLLAQQPMFLSTILSALACDRLQHVHKNWTDMITACLTCLPPGNLTNIVISVIHQLCNNLDRVTRRDRILVQSIDYIVSQLEAITVLAHYCLLDSSQQISLASMFNASTGSSNGLTSAAANQSGQIINNIMNVFLSYSSSLLSGGVNQQVKKNHQEVAKAAILSHLPRIIITIATLWETSISDFRRGKHQLLEFLSPISMHYGTNFLTAIAVAWYERSNNDASGKAPATASEGAANEASDVDFFDIMSKALPQASDNQLLLVKLITGIRIMSVDSFIQTMHQVIKSPPPIYQPPAGLNLEVSALELLYFFLISGVSPAQYTDCWSSLYALLKDCLGLQITAQFVALSILNEFVQRCPTMPFSDKKDLRDLHDVTSRLVEAVSNVAGSCLEQTTWLRRNLSVKEEFSSIESTGKDGLLMPSSQHYSIQAQSILANILASLLDVAFSSQEKDKVTAIVTGVMYNIVPYLKTHTVKNIPTFHACSNLLASLSTYQYIRKAWRKDALDLLLDTAFFQMDSRCLPYWKTILDSLMTCDNTTFRDLMNRLPLAQTGTLNIFTSKEQEYEQRALVLKRLAFIIFCSEVDQYHKYMPEIQEQLANSLRLPQVVPLIQSAVFLCFRVLLLRMSADHVTSLWPIIIAEMVQVFLSIEQELLTDTEEFRSQSSQHIRMLSGLDTAWVTNTSNGLYSYGHPHWRMVQLETAKLLELGCVLPATILPHFQMYRWAFVSSQNENLHKTGGYDEKKMAFIPHVSRISQLMDLRYTSHSPKTQTTKGKHIMLTCQSINTLQDLYGFFSTLSMRWPSHISYSDTDKDTKQCLEEVELVLALDFLEKIPSTK